A region from the Natronorubrum halophilum genome encodes:
- a CDS encoding helix-turn-helix transcriptional regulator has protein sequence MNTELKVYRAKRDITQEELAKEVGVTRQTINAIETGRYNPSLELAFALAEYFDCTIEDLFSPE, from the coding sequence ATGAACACCGAATTGAAGGTTTACCGGGCCAAACGCGACATCACACAGGAAGAACTGGCCAAAGAAGTGGGAGTCACCCGGCAGACGATCAACGCCATCGAAACGGGGCGGTACAACCCGTCGCTCGAACTCGCCTTCGCACTCGCCGAGTATTTTGACTGTACGATAGAGGACCTGTTCAGTCCGGAATAA
- a CDS encoding nitrous oxide reductase accessory protein NosL, which produces MSEHDDPPIARRRLLGLLGTGAAIGLSGCIGDGIGGLGSDDTGGETDGADTSQSYAPNVDQHPGDEPIEFDESHHCAVCNMKPIDYPQWRSQLAHENGEGAVFDTPGCLFAYTVATSSGSEIVGAWTTEFETDTLLDASEAHFVLITDADAADDPMKINPRVFGNYDDAVAYLDEWEAEALTEDDIIGLDDVDRETASIYRENRI; this is translated from the coding sequence ATGAGCGAACACGATGATCCCCCCATCGCCCGACGGCGGCTTCTGGGTCTGCTCGGCACGGGAGCGGCGATCGGTCTCTCGGGTTGCATCGGCGATGGCATTGGGGGGCTCGGGAGCGACGATACCGGGGGTGAGACCGACGGCGCGGACACGAGTCAGTCCTACGCGCCGAACGTCGACCAGCACCCGGGCGACGAACCGATCGAGTTCGACGAGAGCCACCACTGTGCGGTCTGTAATATGAAACCGATCGACTACCCCCAGTGGCGGAGTCAACTCGCCCACGAAAACGGCGAGGGCGCGGTTTTCGATACACCCGGCTGCCTGTTCGCCTACACCGTCGCGACGTCGTCCGGCTCGGAGATCGTCGGGGCCTGGACGACCGAGTTCGAGACGGACACCCTCCTCGATGCCAGCGAGGCGCACTTCGTACTGATCACCGACGCGGACGCCGCTGACGATCCGATGAAGATCAATCCGCGCGTGTTCGGCAACTACGACGACGCCGTCGCGTACCTCGACGAGTGGGAGGCAGAAGCGCTCACGGAAGACGACATCATCGGTCTGGACGACGTCGATCGCGAGACCGCGTCGATATACCGCGAAAACCGCATCTAA
- a CDS encoding BKACE family enzyme, whose product MSYADFLEGEPLIITAALTGGVHGKETTPNLPETPEEIGRVAAAVEAAGAAVVHVHARRPNGERTFETERFQEIDDAIRRRADDVIIQHSTGGTGAPDDARHLPLRTDPAPEMASLDMGPLNRYDHLTSENTRGLVDSLHAEMVDRGIKPELEVFNDGHLNEVHGLLERSDLAEPVYATLIFGPGTLTPPRPRNFLNAIDNLPEGALFNTLGFGRHQLPFATMGTLFGGHVRVGLEDNVYYRQGELAESNAQLVERVVRVATELGREVATPEQAREILGL is encoded by the coding sequence ATGAGCTACGCGGACTTTCTCGAGGGCGAACCGCTGATTATCACGGCGGCGCTGACTGGGGGCGTCCACGGCAAGGAAACGACGCCGAACCTCCCGGAGACGCCCGAGGAGATCGGCCGCGTGGCGGCCGCGGTTGAAGCGGCCGGTGCCGCCGTCGTCCACGTTCACGCGCGTCGGCCGAACGGGGAACGCACCTTCGAGACCGAGCGCTTCCAAGAGATCGACGACGCGATCCGCCGCCGTGCCGACGACGTGATCATCCAGCACTCGACCGGCGGAACCGGCGCGCCCGACGACGCCCGCCACCTCCCGCTACGAACCGATCCGGCACCGGAGATGGCGTCGCTCGACATGGGGCCGTTGAACCGGTACGACCACCTCACCAGCGAGAACACCCGCGGACTGGTCGACTCGCTGCACGCGGAGATGGTCGACCGCGGGATCAAGCCCGAACTCGAGGTGTTCAACGACGGCCACCTGAACGAGGTTCACGGACTGCTCGAGCGCAGCGACCTCGCCGAGCCGGTGTACGCAACGCTCATCTTCGGGCCGGGGACGCTGACCCCGCCGCGGCCGCGAAACTTCCTGAACGCGATCGACAATTTGCCCGAGGGCGCGCTGTTCAACACGCTCGGCTTCGGCCGTCACCAACTGCCGTTCGCGACGATGGGGACGCTCTTCGGCGGGCACGTCCGCGTCGGGCTCGAGGACAACGTCTACTACCGGCAGGGAGAACTCGCCGAAAGCAACGCCCAGCTCGTCGAGCGGGTCGTTCGCGTCGCCACCGAACTCGGTCGCGAGGTCGCGACGCCGGAGCAGGCACGAGAGATCCTCGGCCTCTGA
- a CDS encoding SRPBCC family protein produces the protein MPSYDRQTTIDAPLEDVWQFHSGIEALEAVTPEWMGLRVESVIGPDGEPDPERLEAGSEISLSMRPFDAGPRQYWTSLITERERGDGSAYFRDEMVRGPFDRWEHTHAFYADGDRTLLRDRVEYDLPLGGVDEIGGINSVVSAVSQFGFETMFRPRHRATKARLE, from the coding sequence ATGCCATCGTACGACCGTCAGACGACGATCGACGCACCGCTCGAGGACGTCTGGCAATTTCACTCGGGGATCGAGGCGCTCGAGGCGGTGACGCCCGAGTGGATGGGGCTTCGTGTCGAGTCGGTGATCGGACCGGACGGAGAGCCGGATCCGGAGCGACTCGAGGCCGGGTCCGAAATCTCGCTGTCGATGCGGCCGTTCGACGCGGGGCCGCGACAGTACTGGACGTCGCTGATCACGGAGCGTGAGCGCGGTGACGGGAGCGCGTACTTCCGCGACGAGATGGTCCGCGGGCCGTTCGATCGCTGGGAGCACACGCACGCCTTTTACGCCGACGGCGATCGGACGCTGCTCCGGGACCGCGTCGAGTACGACCTTCCGCTCGGTGGTGTCGACGAGATCGGCGGGATCAACAGCGTCGTGTCCGCGGTCTCGCAATTCGGTTTCGAGACCATGTTTCGGCCGCGTCATCGGGCGACGAAGGCGCGCCTCGAGTGA
- a CDS encoding TlpA family protein disulfide reductase: MNRRELVAGIGSVGVLGGGVGVLRRGLPSFATDDSGTDEDSYDPLEVETIDARGSEAGSLTVPDGAVTAIMFFTTGCGNCQAQMPQLAAAREQLVDQHDDAVQFLSVTYQQPETMSDDDLREWWTTHGGDWNVGYDSGLASSYGVVGFPVTIVVDASGDKHWQENGVQRSETIVRAVESVLEEEETDTGDSPENDSDGNASEADGDSV; the protein is encoded by the coding sequence ATGAATCGGCGCGAACTCGTCGCCGGGATCGGCAGCGTCGGCGTGCTCGGCGGCGGGGTGGGTGTACTCCGGCGTGGTCTCCCGTCGTTCGCCACCGACGATTCGGGGACGGACGAGGACAGCTACGACCCGCTCGAGGTCGAGACGATCGACGCTCGAGGAAGTGAGGCCGGATCGCTCACCGTTCCGGACGGGGCGGTCACGGCGATCATGTTCTTTACGACCGGCTGTGGGAACTGCCAGGCCCAGATGCCACAACTCGCGGCGGCCCGCGAGCAACTCGTCGACCAGCACGACGACGCGGTTCAATTTCTCTCGGTGACCTACCAACAGCCCGAAACGATGTCCGACGACGACCTCCGGGAGTGGTGGACCACCCACGGCGGGGACTGGAACGTCGGCTACGATTCAGGCCTCGCCAGTTCCTACGGCGTCGTCGGTTTTCCGGTGACGATCGTCGTCGACGCGAGCGGTGACAAACACTGGCAGGAAAACGGCGTGCAGCGCTCCGAGACGATCGTTCGGGCCGTCGAATCCGTTCTCGAGGAGGAGGAAACCGATACGGGCGACAGTCCCGAAAACGATTCGGACGGGAACGCATCAGAGGCGGATGGGGACTCCGTTTGA
- a CDS encoding DMT family transporter, with protein sequence MSDLEVAPTVALAFAVFAASTSAVLVRWSTAPSSVAAFYRVLFTTAMVAPVAFLWHREEFARLSRRDLGFAAVAGVALAIHFAAWFESLNYTSVAASVTIVQGQPVFVALGAGLLLGERISRETVLGIAVAIGGAAVMSLGGAGTAPLPDATLYGNSLALLGAITVAGYVLTGRSVRQRVSLFPYVTVVYTACALTLCVLVGVQDHDYVAYPAREWLLFFAMAVGPGVFGHTVVNWVLKHLESVVVSVAWLGEPVGATILALVLLAEVPDAVTVVGGLVVLAGIYVTTIERERRRKPAE encoded by the coding sequence GTGTCCGATCTCGAGGTGGCGCCGACCGTCGCGCTCGCGTTTGCGGTGTTCGCGGCGAGCACCAGCGCCGTTTTGGTCCGCTGGAGCACGGCTCCGAGTTCGGTCGCCGCCTTCTATCGGGTGTTGTTTACCACGGCGATGGTCGCCCCCGTCGCCTTCCTGTGGCATCGCGAGGAGTTCGCGCGGCTCTCGCGGCGCGATCTCGGCTTCGCCGCCGTCGCCGGGGTCGCGCTCGCGATTCACTTCGCGGCGTGGTTCGAGAGCTTGAATTACACGAGCGTCGCGGCGAGCGTCACCATCGTCCAGGGCCAGCCCGTTTTCGTGGCGCTCGGCGCTGGGCTCCTGCTCGGCGAACGGATTAGCCGCGAGACGGTGCTCGGCATCGCCGTCGCGATTGGCGGTGCCGCCGTGATGTCCCTCGGCGGTGCCGGGACGGCACCCCTCCCCGATGCGACGCTGTACGGCAACTCGCTCGCGCTGCTCGGCGCGATCACCGTCGCGGGCTACGTGCTCACCGGTCGATCGGTCCGCCAGCGCGTTTCCCTGTTCCCCTACGTTACCGTCGTCTACACCGCCTGTGCCCTGACGCTGTGCGTGCTCGTCGGCGTACAGGACCACGACTACGTCGCGTATCCGGCCCGCGAGTGGCTGCTCTTTTTCGCCATGGCCGTCGGCCCCGGCGTCTTCGGACACACCGTCGTCAACTGGGTGCTCAAACACCTCGAGTCGGTCGTTGTCAGCGTCGCGTGGCTGGGCGAACCCGTCGGCGCGACGATACTCGCGCTCGTCTTGCTCGCGGAGGTTCCCGACGCGGTAACGGTAGTCGGCGGGCTCGTCGTCCTCGCGGGAATCTACGTGACGACGATCGAGCGAGAACGGCGGCGCAAACCGGCGGAGTAA
- a CDS encoding 2-oxoacid:acceptor oxidoreductase subunit alpha, translating to MSDDELIWRIAGGSGDGIDSTSQNFAKALMRSGLDVFTHRHYPSRIRGGHTYVEIRAAADEVQSRGDGYNFLLSLGDSFARNPQEEAYYGNEEIKPLSENLDELREGGIIVYDEGLISEEDVEAINLEERAEENDWHVFPMDLRGLAKEHGREVMRNTAGVGVTAALLDMDLEHIENLMSDAMSDDILEANLEILHEAYETVNEEYEFEHDLRVPTGEHETEQALLSGSNAIAYGAIDGGCRFIAGYPMTPWTDVFTILTQNFPEMGGISEQVEDEIAAAALAVGASHAGVKAMSGSSGGGFALMSEPLGLAEMTETPLVLVESMRAGPSTGLPTKPEQADLEFVLYTSQGDSSRVVFAPGNIEEAYEQTRLAFDIAWEYQIPTIIIYDQKLSGENKNVDVEFFDREPEPGLGSTLTEEELKEAAHDVSGKFKRFNYEDAENNVAPRSLPGQKGGRYLATGNEHSPVGHIEEDPDNRVAQMTRRVEKLESIREELDEEHPSNQTYFGDETADYGIITWGSSHGAVAEAVERLNDDGHSVKGITVSDMMPFPEQEVTEFIESVDEAMVVEMNATAQFRGLIQKELGRFGEKLTSLLKYNGNPFEPAEVVEGYEVNLAEDDREPTAQVRIEPAAGD from the coding sequence ATGAGCGACGACGAACTTATCTGGCGAATCGCAGGCGGTTCCGGTGACGGAATCGACTCGACGAGCCAGAACTTCGCGAAAGCGCTGATGCGCTCGGGGCTCGACGTATTCACTCACCGCCACTATCCGTCGCGGATCCGCGGTGGCCACACGTACGTCGAAATTCGGGCCGCAGCCGACGAGGTACAGTCACGAGGGGATGGCTACAACTTCCTGCTTTCACTGGGCGACTCCTTCGCCCGCAACCCGCAGGAAGAGGCCTATTACGGCAACGAAGAGATCAAGCCACTCTCGGAGAACTTAGACGAACTGCGAGAAGGAGGAATCATCGTGTACGACGAGGGCCTCATCAGCGAGGAGGACGTCGAAGCGATCAACCTCGAGGAGCGTGCCGAGGAGAACGACTGGCACGTCTTCCCGATGGACCTCCGCGGTCTCGCCAAGGAACACGGCCGCGAGGTCATGCGGAACACGGCCGGCGTCGGCGTCACCGCAGCGCTGTTGGACATGGATCTCGAGCACATCGAGAACCTGATGTCCGATGCGATGTCCGACGACATTCTCGAGGCGAACCTCGAGATTCTCCACGAGGCCTACGAGACCGTCAACGAGGAGTACGAGTTCGAACACGACCTTCGTGTCCCGACCGGCGAGCACGAGACCGAACAGGCGCTCCTGTCGGGTTCGAACGCGATCGCCTACGGCGCGATCGACGGTGGCTGCCGATTCATCGCGGGCTACCCGATGACGCCGTGGACGGACGTGTTCACCATCCTCACCCAGAACTTCCCGGAGATGGGCGGTATCTCCGAACAGGTCGAGGACGAGATCGCCGCCGCCGCGCTGGCCGTCGGTGCGAGCCACGCCGGTGTCAAAGCCATGTCCGGCTCCTCCGGCGGTGGCTTCGCGCTGATGAGCGAACCGCTCGGACTCGCCGAGATGACCGAGACGCCGCTGGTCCTCGTCGAGTCGATGCGCGCCGGTCCCTCGACCGGACTGCCGACCAAACCGGAACAGGCTGACCTCGAGTTCGTTCTCTACACGAGCCAGGGCGACTCCTCGCGGGTCGTCTTCGCGCCGGGGAACATCGAGGAGGCCTACGAGCAGACCCGCCTGGCGTTCGACATCGCCTGGGAGTACCAGATCCCGACGATCATCATCTACGACCAGAAGCTCTCCGGCGAGAACAAGAACGTCGACGTCGAGTTCTTCGACCGCGAACCGGAACCGGGACTCGGATCGACGCTGACCGAGGAGGAACTGAAGGAAGCCGCCCACGACGTGAGCGGCAAGTTCAAACGCTTCAACTACGAGGACGCCGAGAACAACGTCGCCCCGCGGTCGCTTCCCGGCCAGAAGGGCGGACGGTACCTCGCGACCGGCAACGAACACAGTCCGGTCGGACACATCGAAGAGGATCCCGACAACCGCGTCGCCCAGATGACGCGGCGGGTCGAGAAACTCGAGTCCATCCGCGAGGAACTCGACGAAGAACATCCCTCGAACCAGACCTACTTCGGCGACGAAACGGCCGACTACGGGATTATCACGTGGGGTTCGAGTCACGGCGCCGTCGCAGAGGCCGTCGAACGCCTGAACGACGATGGTCACTCCGTCAAGGGAATCACCGTCTCGGACATGATGCCGTTCCCCGAGCAAGAGGTGACCGAGTTCATCGAGAGCGTCGACGAAGCGATGGTCGTCGAGATGAACGCCACCGCACAGTTCCGCGGCCTGATCCAGAAGGAACTGGGTCGCTTCGGCGAGAAACTCACGAGCCTGCTCAAGTACAACGGCAACCCGTTCGAACCCGCAGAGGTCGTCGAAGGATACGAGGTCAACCTCGCCGAGGATGACCGCGAACCGACCGCGCAGGTCCGAATCGAACCTGCTGCAGGTGATTAA
- a CDS encoding thiamine pyrophosphate-dependent enzyme has product MSAFNAIGEEREIDRDEFTPGVEPQPTWCPGCGDFGVLKSLKQALPEVGRTPEEVLTVTGIGCSGKLNSYLDTYGFHTIHGRSLPVARAAKLANPELEVIAAGGDGDGYGIGGNHWIHTARENHDITYIVFNNEIFGLTKGQTSPTSPKGHKSKTQPSGSAKTPLRPLSMSLNAGASYVARTAAVNPNQAKEIIAEAIEHDGFAHVDFLTQCPTWNKDARQYVPYIDVQESDDYDFDIHDRREAAEMMHETEDVLKDGTVLTGRYYVDDDRPSYQQEKTAVGEMPDEPLAERYFDDDAEWERSYDLLERHT; this is encoded by the coding sequence ATGAGTGCATTCAACGCAATCGGTGAAGAACGAGAGATCGACCGGGACGAGTTCACGCCCGGTGTCGAACCGCAGCCGACCTGGTGTCCGGGCTGTGGCGACTTCGGGGTCCTGAAATCGCTGAAACAGGCCCTCCCCGAAGTCGGCAGGACGCCTGAAGAAGTGCTGACGGTGACCGGGATCGGCTGTTCCGGCAAGCTGAACAGCTACCTGGACACGTACGGCTTCCACACGATCCACGGGCGCTCGCTGCCCGTCGCTCGTGCCGCGAAGCTCGCGAACCCGGAACTCGAGGTCATCGCCGCGGGCGGTGACGGCGACGGCTACGGGATCGGTGGCAACCACTGGATCCACACGGCCCGGGAGAACCACGACATCACGTACATCGTCTTCAACAACGAGATTTTCGGCCTGACGAAGGGACAGACCTCGCCGACGAGTCCGAAGGGTCACAAGTCCAAGACGCAGCCCTCGGGCAGCGCGAAGACGCCGCTGCGACCGCTGTCGATGTCGCTGAACGCCGGCGCGAGCTACGTCGCTCGGACGGCCGCCGTCAACCCGAACCAGGCAAAGGAGATCATCGCGGAGGCCATCGAACACGACGGCTTCGCCCACGTCGACTTCCTGACGCAGTGTCCGACGTGGAACAAGGACGCCCGTCAGTACGTGCCCTACATCGACGTCCAGGAGTCCGACGATTACGACTTCGACATCCACGACCGGCGCGAAGCCGCCGAGATGATGCACGAGACCGAGGACGTGCTCAAGGACGGAACCGTCCTCACCGGTCGGTACTACGTCGACGACGACCGACCGTCCTACCAGCAAGAGAAGACCGCCGTCGGCGAGATGCCCGACGAACCGCTCGCGGAGCGGTACTTCGACGACGACGCCGAGTGGGAGCGCAGCTACGACCTGCTCGAGCGCCACACCTGA
- a CDS encoding DMT family transporter → MDEETVGIAYVLASAAGFGTLGVFGIVANDVGLSIPTVLAFRFGFASITLWLLLAVRGRARILTGRTLGWAIVLGVAGYGSMSGFYFWGLEYLTAGLVAIVLYTYPAIIITVTAVTNPRRVDRRLLAALCLSLGGVALIVGADPSGVDPRGVLLVLVAAVSYAGYMMGSERVLESVGSQLLSAHVLPAAGISFLGIGLAMGTFAVPSATETTAWGLLAALALLSTAAPILLLYAGLRRIGSSKAGIASTIEPAVAVVFGAVALGEQVTATTVVGGGLIVAGVLAIRR, encoded by the coding sequence ATGGACGAGGAGACGGTCGGGATCGCGTACGTCCTCGCGTCGGCTGCGGGGTTCGGTACCCTGGGCGTCTTCGGTATCGTCGCGAACGACGTCGGACTGTCGATCCCGACCGTACTCGCGTTCCGATTCGGTTTCGCCTCGATTACTCTCTGGCTCCTCCTCGCCGTTCGAGGGCGAGCCCGGATTCTCACCGGCCGAACGCTCGGCTGGGCGATCGTCCTCGGCGTCGCCGGCTACGGCTCCATGAGCGGCTTCTACTTCTGGGGGCTCGAGTATCTGACCGCGGGACTGGTCGCCATCGTTCTCTACACGTATCCGGCGATAATCATCACCGTCACCGCCGTCACGAATCCCCGGCGGGTCGATCGAAGACTCCTCGCCGCGCTCTGTCTGTCGCTCGGGGGCGTGGCCCTGATCGTCGGCGCGGATCCGAGCGGCGTCGACCCCCGGGGCGTCCTCCTCGTCCTCGTCGCCGCCGTGAGCTACGCGGGGTACATGATGGGAAGCGAGCGCGTTCTCGAGTCGGTCGGTTCGCAGTTGCTTTCGGCGCACGTCCTGCCGGCGGCCGGAATCTCGTTCCTCGGAATCGGCCTCGCAATGGGGACGTTCGCAGTTCCGTCGGCGACCGAGACGACGGCCTGGGGCTTGTTGGCCGCGCTGGCGCTGCTCTCGACCGCAGCGCCGATCCTCCTGCTGTACGCCGGATTGCGACGGATCGGCTCGAGCAAAGCGGGTATCGCGAGTACGATCGAACCGGCCGTGGCCGTCGTCTTCGGCGCCGTGGCGCTCGGCGAACAGGTGACGGCGACGACGGTCGTCGGCGGTGGACTGATCGTCGCCGGCGTTCTCGCGATCCGCCGGTGA
- the lrpA1 gene encoding HTH-type transcriptional regulator LrpA1: MSTQATEDRILEVLEEDAQASYAEIADRASVSKPTVRKYINQLEEDGVIVGYSADIDPKKLSSKTIALVGLDVASERYVEATKALKDLAEIEALYSSSGDHMLMAEVRAEDGDALGEIISENLLEIDGVTAAHPSFLQERLK, from the coding sequence ATGAGTACACAGGCGACGGAAGATCGCATCCTCGAGGTTCTCGAGGAGGATGCCCAGGCGTCCTACGCCGAGATCGCCGACCGGGCAAGCGTTTCGAAACCGACGGTGCGAAAGTACATCAACCAACTCGAGGAGGACGGCGTGATCGTCGGCTACTCGGCCGACATCGATCCCAAGAAGCTCTCGAGTAAGACCATCGCGCTGGTCGGACTCGACGTCGCGAGCGAGCGCTACGTCGAGGCGACGAAGGCGCTCAAGGATTTAGCGGAGATCGAGGCTCTCTACAGTTCGAGCGGCGATCACATGCTGATGGCCGAAGTTCGCGCCGAAGACGGCGATGCGCTCGGCGAGATCATCTCCGAGAACTTGCTCGAAATCGACGGCGTCACCGCGGCTCACCCCTCTTTCCTGCAGGAACGGCTGAAGTAG
- a CDS encoding helix-turn-helix domain-containing protein, protein MTHCSTRGLLDLLAERGPTEVTSLAAALEAHPVTVTKQCCELQSDGHVRQIAGGVYTITDTGEAYLVTLTE, encoded by the coding sequence ATGACCCACTGCTCGACCCGGGGGCTCTTGGACCTCCTCGCCGAGCGCGGGCCAACCGAAGTGACGTCGCTGGCGGCGGCGCTCGAGGCGCATCCGGTGACCGTCACCAAGCAGTGCTGTGAGCTCCAGTCCGACGGTCACGTTCGACAGATTGCCGGTGGCGTCTACACTATCACGGACACCGGAGAGGCCTATCTCGTGACGCTCACGGAGTAG
- a CDS encoding LolA family protein, translated as MVSSDAGRVPVCFLVVSVLALLTAGCVALPDEGVSQAHLEERLDETNAPDELAATVEVRETIDGETSTHTETVWLRADGSSRIETGDMVIVNDGTERYFHDLENDSVRSFEIDPDAKSLLEGLYGQPEKYVEAYDVTSIEETTIDGRDVYRVALDPPGNETIERSISVRVGDTEYVLALETAEGEPYERSADRVELWLDQETMFPVKHAIAGDGIELETTYWNLSIDAGLEEDLFEPPETSTDENESDGDENASEFSFPSIEQYDTIDEADATVPFAVAEPAAEALPDAVELDGVTEYEFPDENRTQVSLSYRNGDQSPVTVTTSDGPRLFATTGESVTVGDVSGAIERTDEGTELQWSCDGVYYSVFADASYERGTAVSVGESLETNC; from the coding sequence ATGGTCTCCAGCGACGCCGGCCGCGTCCCCGTCTGCTTCCTGGTGGTTTCCGTACTCGCACTCCTGACTGCCGGCTGTGTCGCACTCCCCGACGAGGGCGTCTCACAGGCCCATCTCGAGGAGCGACTCGACGAGACGAACGCGCCCGACGAACTCGCCGCGACGGTCGAAGTTCGCGAAACGATCGACGGTGAAACGTCCACGCACACGGAAACCGTCTGGCTGCGCGCCGACGGCAGCAGTCGGATCGAGACGGGTGACATGGTCATCGTCAACGACGGCACCGAACGCTACTTCCACGATCTCGAGAACGACTCGGTGCGCAGTTTCGAGATCGATCCGGACGCGAAATCCCTCCTCGAGGGGCTCTACGGGCAACCCGAGAAGTACGTCGAGGCGTACGACGTGACGTCCATCGAGGAGACGACGATCGACGGTCGAGACGTCTACCGCGTCGCGCTCGATCCCCCGGGGAACGAGACGATCGAGCGCTCGATTAGCGTTCGGGTCGGGGATACGGAGTACGTGCTTGCGCTCGAGACGGCCGAGGGAGAACCCTACGAACGAAGCGCCGACCGGGTCGAACTCTGGCTCGATCAGGAGACGATGTTCCCGGTCAAACACGCGATCGCCGGCGACGGTATCGAACTTGAGACGACCTACTGGAACCTCTCGATCGACGCGGGACTCGAGGAGGACCTGTTCGAACCGCCGGAGACGTCGACCGATGAGAACGAAAGCGATGGCGACGAAAACGCCTCCGAGTTCTCGTTCCCGTCGATCGAACAGTACGACACGATCGACGAGGCCGATGCGACCGTTCCGTTCGCGGTCGCCGAACCGGCGGCTGAAGCGCTCCCCGACGCCGTCGAACTCGACGGCGTCACCGAATACGAGTTCCCCGACGAAAATCGAACGCAGGTGTCGCTGTCCTACCGAAACGGGGACCAAAGCCCGGTTACGGTCACCACGAGCGACGGACCGCGTCTGTTCGCGACCACCGGGGAGTCGGTCACCGTCGGCGACGTATCGGGAGCGATCGAGCGTACTGACGAGGGAACGGAACTCCAATGGTCGTGCGACGGCGTGTACTACTCGGTTTTCGCCGATGCGTCGTACGAGCGCGGGACGGCCGTTTCAGTCGGTGAGTCGCTCGAAACGAACTGTTGA
- a CDS encoding class I SAM-dependent methyltransferase, whose product MTGERERWNEKYSSVEFELPDDPVPELERRLTTLPDGRALDVATGTGRNALFLADHGYDVDAVDISDAALERAEARADERGVDVNWLRADLADLDLADDAYDVITVSFFSALEHLPALKAALAPGGVFVYEHHLRSSDPVEVGPSSERYRYRSNDLLRACLDLTILSYEERRRPVAGGIAAVATLVARNSSGGTQSYPKLAARDLESW is encoded by the coding sequence ATGACGGGCGAACGCGAACGGTGGAACGAGAAGTACAGCAGCGTCGAGTTCGAACTCCCCGACGACCCCGTTCCGGAACTCGAACGCCGGCTGACCACCCTTCCGGACGGGCGGGCGCTGGACGTCGCCACCGGCACCGGGCGCAACGCGCTCTTTCTCGCCGATCACGGCTACGACGTCGACGCGGTCGACATCTCCGACGCGGCACTCGAGCGAGCCGAGGCGCGCGCCGACGAACGCGGCGTCGACGTGAACTGGCTGCGGGCGGATCTGGCCGATCTCGACCTCGCGGACGACGCCTACGACGTGATCACGGTGAGTTTCTTCTCGGCGCTCGAGCACCTGCCCGCGCTCAAAGCGGCGCTGGCACCCGGCGGCGTGTTCGTCTACGAACACCACCTTCGCTCGAGCGACCCCGTCGAGGTCGGCCCCTCGAGCGAGCGCTATCGGTACCGCTCGAACGACCTCCTCCGGGCGTGCCTCGACTTGACGATCCTCTCCTACGAGGAGCGCCGCCGTCCGGTCGCCGGCGGGATCGCCGCGGTCGCCACGCTCGTCGCTCGCAACTCGAGCGGCGGCACCCAGTCGTATCCGAAACTCGCGGCGCGCGACCTCGAGTCGTGGTAA